Proteins encoded together in one Ipomoea triloba cultivar NCNSP0323 chromosome 4, ASM357664v1 window:
- the LOC116015625 gene encoding putative pentatricopeptide repeat-containing protein At4g17915 → MWRTKGGLSTKLLNISVVCFCKAKQLEKAEAVIIDGVKVGVEADVVTYNTLITAYCQFVGIHEGYSVLRRMKEAGVIPDVVTYNSLIAGATKHGLLSRCLDLFEEMLDLGIFPDVWSYNTLMHCFFKSGKPDEGYRVFWDILLQGIPPCPTTFNILINGLCKNGYTENAMMLFRYLKRHAFAPQLVTYNILIHGLCKSGRPAPARRLLKELVETGHIPDTVTYTTVMKCCFSSRRFEEGLQVLADMRSKGYIFDSHAYCTVISCLLKAGRTKDAHQCLENMIMNGVNLDIVAYNTLINLYCKNRKLEYAYFLVEDAEKRGLVHDVYTHTILIDGLCKTGDIKGAENHLECMNKMGFVPNLVAFNCFINGLCKAGQIDHALHVFKWMDEKDCFTYSSMVHGLCRTGRFREASKLLLSCIRGGMKILKSDKEAVINGLRRSGFLNEARKLQSRIRVAKLLHYH, encoded by the coding sequence ATGTGGAGAACTAAAGGTGGATTATCAACAAAGTTACTAAATATAAGTGTAGTGTGTTTCTGTAAAGCCAAGCAACTGGAGAAAGCAGAAGCAGTGATAATCGATGGTGTAAAGGTAGGAGTAGAAGCGGACGTGGTGACTTATAATACTCTGATTACAGCATATTGTCAATTTGTTGGGATTCACGAAGGTTATTCCGTTCTTCGTAGAATGAAAGAAGCTGGGGTTATACCGGATGTTGTCACGTATAATTCTTTGATAGCTGGTGCGACCAAGCACGGCTTGTTATCTCGGTGCCTTGATCTGTTCGAAGAGATGCTAGATTTGGGAATTTTTCCCGATGTTTGGAGCTACAACACTCTGATGCATTGCTTCTTCAAGTCTGGAAAACCAGACGAGGGCTACAGGGTTTTCTGGGACATTCTTTTACAAGGGATTCCCCCTTGTCCTACCACGTTTAATATCCTAATCAACGGTCTCTGCAAAAATGGGTATACGGAGAATGCTATGATGCTATTTAGGTACTTAAAGCGTCATGCTTTTGCTCCTCAGTTGGTAACATACAATATTCTCATCCACGGGCTTTGCAAGTCGGGGCGGCCAGCACCTGCAAGAAGGCTTCTGAAAGAGCTCGTGGAAACAGGTCATATCCCGGACACTGTAACGTATACTACAGTGATGAAATGCTGCTTTAGTTCAAGACGTTTCGAAGAAGGGCTTCAAGTCCTGGCGGATATGAGAAGCAAAGGGTATATATTTGATTCTCACGCGTACTGTACAGTCATTAGTTGTTTACTTAAGGCAGGTAGGACGAAGGACGCTCATCAGTGTCTGGAGAATATGATCATGAATGGCGTTAACCTTGACATAGTGGCGTACAACACCcttattaatctatactgcaagAACAGGAAGCTAGAATACGCCTACTTTTTGGTGGAAGATGCCGAGAAAAGAGGGTTGGTTCACGACGTATACACACATACTATCTTAATCGATGGCCTATGCAAGACCGGAGATATAAAAGGGGCGGAAAACCACTTGGAGTGCATGAACAAGATGGGTTTTGTACCGAATTTGGTTGCTTTCAATTGCTTTATCAATGGGTTGTGTAAAGCTGGCCAAATCGACCATGCATTGCACGTGTTTAAATGGATGGATGAGAAGGATTGTTTTACCTATTCATCAATGGTGCACGGTCTTTGTAGGACCGGGAGATTTCGCGAAGCATCTAAGCTATTGCTTTCGTGTATTAGAGGTGGTATGAAAATTCTGAAGTCGGATAAAGAAGCAGTCATCAATGGTCTTCGTCGTTCTGGCTTCTTGAATGAAGCCCGAAAACTGCAGTCAAGAATCCGTGTAGCAAAGCTATTGCATTACCATTGA
- the LOC116015782 gene encoding putative pentatricopeptide repeat-containing protein At4g17915 produces the protein MKEAGVIPDVVTYNSLIAGATKHGLLSRCLDLFEEMLDLGIFPDVWSYNTLMHCFFKSGKPDEGYRVFRDILLQGIPPCPTTFNILINGLCKNGYTENAMMLFRYLKRHAFAPQLVTYNILIHGLCKSGRPAPARRLLKELVETGHIPDTLALSKNHFQAVNLPYQEWASATLLNLPYYSAG, from the exons ATGAAAGAAGCTGGGGTTATACCGGATGTTGTCACGTATAATTCTTTGATAGCTGGTGCGACCAAGCACGGCTTGTTATCTCGGTGCCTTGATCTGTTCGAAGAGATGCTAGATTTGGGCATTTTTCCCGATGTTTGGAGCTACAACACTCTGATGCATTGCTTCTTCAAGTCTGGAAAACCAGACGAGGGCTACAGGGTTTTCCGGGACATTCTTTTACAAGGGATTCCCCCTTGTCCTACCACGTTTAATATCCTAATCAACGGTCTCTGCAAAAATGGGTATACGGAGAATGCTATGATGCTATTTAGGTACTTAAAGCGTCATGCTTTTGCTCCTCAGTTGGTAACATACAATATTCTCATCCACGGGCTTTGCAAGTCGGGGCGGCCAGCACCTGCAAGAAGGCTTCTGAAAGAGCTCGTGGAAACAGGTCATATCCCGGACACT CTTGCTTTGTCGAAAAATCACTTTCAAGCTGTAAATTTGCCATATCAAGAATGGGCATCTGCTACTCTGCTAAATTTGCCATACTACTCTGCTGGTTAA
- the LOC116016539 gene encoding putative pentatricopeptide repeat-containing protein At4g17915 — MWRTKGGLSTKLLNISVVCFCKAKQLEKAEAVIIDGVKVGVEADVVTYNTLITAYCQFVGIHEGYSVLRRMKEAGVIPDVVTYNSLIAGATKHGLLSRCLDLFEEMLDLGIFPNVWSYNTLMHCFFKSGKPDEGYRVFRDILLQGIPPCPTTFNILINGLCKNGYTENAMMLFRYLKRHAFAPQLVTYNILIHGLCKSGRPAPARRLLKELVEKGHIPDTVTYTTVMKCCFSLRRFEEGLQVLADMRSKGYIFDSHAYCTVISCLLKAGRTKDAHQCLENMIMNGVNLDIVAYNTLINLYCKNRKLEYAYFLVEDAEKRGLVHDVYTHTILIDGLCKTGDIKGAEHHLECMNKMGFVPNLVAFNCFINGLCKAGQIDHALHVFKWMDEKDCFTYSSMVHGLCRTGRFREASKLLLSCIRGGMKILKSDKEAVINGLRRSGFLNEARKLQSRIRVAKLLHYH; from the coding sequence ATGTGGAGAACTAAAGGTGGATTATCAACAAAGTTACTAAATATAAGTGTAGTGTGTTTCTGTAAAGCCAAGCAACTGGAGAAAGCAGAAGCAGTGATAATCGATGGTGTAAAGGTAGGAGTAGAAGCGGACGTGGTGACTTATAATACTCTGATTACAGCATATTGTCAATTTGTTGGGATTCACGAAGGTTATTCCGTTCTTCGTAGAATGAAAGAAGCTGGGGTTATACCGGATGTTGTCACGTATAATTCTTTGATAGCTGGTGCGACCAAGCACGGCTTGTTATCTCGGTGCCTTGATCTGTTCGAAGAGATGCTAGATTTGGGCATTTTTCCCAATGTTTGGAGCTACAACACTCTGATGCATTGCTTCTTCAAGTCTGGAAAACCAGACGAGGGCTACAGGGTTTTCCGGGACATTCTTTTACAAGGGATTCCCCCTTGTCCTACCACGTTTAATATCCTAATCAACGGTCTCTGCAAAAATGGGTATACGGAGAATGCTATGATGCTATTTAGGTACTTAAAGCGTCATGCTTTTGCTCCTCAGTTGGTAACATACAATATTCTCATCCACGGGCTTTGCAAGTCGGGGCGGCCAGCACCTGCAAGAAGGCTTCTGAAAGAGCTCGTGGAAAAAGGTCATATCCCGGACACTGTAACGTATACTACAGTGATGAAATGCTGCTTTAGTTTAAGACGTTTCGAAGAAGGGCTTCAAGTCCTGGCGGATATGAGAAGCAAAGGGTATATATTTGATTCTCACGCGTACTGTACAGTCATTAGTTGTTTACTTAAGGCAGGTAGGACGAAGGACGCTCATCAGTGTCTGGAGAATATGATCATGAATGGCGTTAACCTTGACATAGTGGCGTACAACACCcttattaatctatactgcaagAACAGGAAGCTAGAATACGCCTACTTTTTGGTGGAAGATGCCGAGAAAAGAGGGTTGGTTCACGACGTATACACACATACTATCTTAATCGATGGCCTATGCAAGACCGGAGATATAAAAGGGGCGGAACACCACTTGGAGTGCATGAACAAGATGGGTTTTGTACCGAATTTGGTTGCTTTCAACTGCTTTATCAATGGGTTGTGTAAAGCTGGCCAAATCGACCATGCATTGCACGTGTTTAAATGGATGGATGAGAAGGATTGTTTTACCTATTCATCAATGGTGCACGGTCTTTGTAGGACCGGGAGATTTCGCGAAGCATCTAAGCTATTGCTTTCGTGTATTAGAGGTGGTATGAAAATTCTGAAGTCGGATAAAGAAGCAGTCATCAATGGTCTTCGTCGTTCTGGCTTCTTGAATGAAGCCCGAAAACTGCAGTCAAGAATCCGTGTAGCAAAGCTATTGCATTACCATTGA